In Tachysurus vachellii isolate PV-2020 chromosome 12, HZAU_Pvac_v1, whole genome shotgun sequence, the following are encoded in one genomic region:
- the traf2a gene encoding TNF receptor-associated factor 2 isoform X3: MAAQEPSPPSSLEGNKPGFPRKILANKLEEKHLCNICQKILRRPFQAQCGHRFCSYCFNKTVSSGPQKCSACIKEDIFEEPTSILKQGCAFPDNAAKREVEALEAVCINEGCSWTGTIKEYEATHEGQCDFMIIPCPSCKELLRANELERHNERECPERTLNCKYCKEPFHFKNIKAHDEICPKYPMICEGCAKKKIPREKYVDHIKLCTKFRTPCRFHVVGCDMSVEKEKIHEHERACSYEHLNLLLHFIMGIKVSVESLQPQGLELASHKLKELQQSLCELEVKLGQLSAGAPVQGPCVPCAPAPNPPPPAPPAPTLTTSFTPLPSAVGAALELQLHSEKTKVAELSRRCQELELKASTFENIVCVLNREMERSATTMEAYNRQHRLDQDKIEILNNKVRQLERTVGLRDLSIVEMESKMREMSAATYDGVFVWKITDFAKKRQDAVAGRAPAMFSPAFYTSKYGYKMCLRIYLNGDGTGRGTHLSLFFVVMRGHSDALLKWPFNQKLCVANLKIEVSLIEAMRPWLRSVEDAWLKTPG, encoded by the exons ATGGCTGCACAGGAACCGTCCCCTCCGTCTTCACTGGAAGGCAACAAGCCGGGCTTCCCGAGGAAAATCCTTGCCAACAAGCTGGAAGAAAAGCATCTGTGTAACATCTGTCAGAAAATCCTACGGAGGCCTTTTCAGGCGCAGTGCGGACACCGATTCTGTTCCTACTGCTTTAACAAAACAGTGAG ttctgGTCCCCAAAAATGCAGTGCTTGTATAAAAGAAGATATATTTGAGGAGCCAACATCGATTCTGAAACAGGGCTGT GCTTTTCCTGACAACGCTGCTAAGAGAGAAGTCGAAGCCCTCGAAGCAGTTTGTATCAACGAAGGCTGCAGCTGGACAGGAACCATCAAGGAATATGAG GCTACCCACGAGGGACAGTGTGATTTTATGATCATCCCGTGTCCGTCCTGCAAAGAGCTCCTGAGAGCCAACGAACTTGAACGTCACAACGAGCGCGAATGCCCAGAGAGGACTCTGAACTGCAAATACTGCAAAGaaccttttcattttaaaaacattaag GCCCACGATGAGATTTGTCCAAAATACCCAATGATTTGTGAAGGCTGTGCGAAGAAGAAAATTCCCAGAGAAAAG TACGTGGATCACATTAAGCTGTGTACCAAATTCCGCACCCCATGCAGATTTCACGTTGTTGGCTGCGACATGTCT GTGGAGAAGGAGAAGATCCATGAGCACGAGCGGGCGTGCTCGTACGAGCACCTGAATCTGCTGCTGCACTTTATCATGGGCATCAAGGTGAGCGTGGAGAGCCTGCAGCCGCAGGGCCTGGAACTGGCCAGCCACAAGCTCAAGGAGCTGCAGCAGTCTCTGTGCGAGCTGGAAGTCAAGCTGGGTCAGCTGAGCGCTGGGGCTCCCGTGCAGGGGCCCTGCGTGCCGTGCGCGCCTGCGCCTAATCCTCCACCTCCTGCGCCACCCGCACCCACCCTGACCACCTCATTCACCCCATTGCCCAGCGCTGTCGGCGCCGCCCTCGAGCTGCAGCTGCACAGCGAGAAGACCAAGGTGGCCGAGCTGAGCCGTCGCTGCCAGGAGCTCGAGCTGAAGGCCAGCACCTTCGAGAACATTGTGTGCGTGCTGAATCGCGAGATGGAGCGCTCAGCCACCACCATGGAGGCTTACAACCGCCAGCACCGGCTCGACCAGGACAAGATCGAGATCCTCAACAACAAg GTACGTCAGCTGGAGAGGACGGTGGGGCTAAGGGATCTTTCCATCGTGGAGATGGAGAGCAAGATGAGAGAAATGTCAGCCGCCACCTATGACGGCGTGTTTGTGTGGAAGATCACAGACTTTGCCAAGAAGAGGCAAGACGCTGTAGCTGGAAGAGCCCCAGCCATGTTCTCACCTG CATTTTATACAAGCAAGTATGGCTACAAGATGTGTTTGCGCATCTACCTGAACGGGGATGGAACAGGGCGCGGCACTCACTTGTCTCTGTTCTTCGTGGTGATGAGGGGACACAGTGATGCCTTGCTTAAGTGGCCTTTTAACCAGAAG CTTTGTGTGGCCAATTTAAAGATTGAAGTAAGCCTTATTGAGGCCATGCGACCCTGGTTGCGATCCGTTGAAGACGCCTGGTTGAAGACGCCTGGTTGA
- the traf2a gene encoding TNF receptor-associated factor 2 isoform X1 produces the protein MAAQEPSPPSSLEGNKPGFPRKILANKLEEKHLCNICQKILRRPFQAQCGHRFCSYCFNKTVSSGPQKCSACIKEDIFEEPTSILKQGCAFPDNAAKREVEALEAVCINEGCSWTGTIKEYEATHEGQCDFMIIPCPSCKELLRANELERHNERECPERTLNCKYCKEPFHFKNIKAHDEICPKYPMICEGCAKKKIPREKYVDHIKLCTKFRTPCRFHVVGCDMSVEKEKIHEHERACSYEHLNLLLHFIMGIKVSVESLQPQGLELASHKLKELQQSLCELEVKLGQLSAGAPVQGPCVPCAPAPNPPPPAPPAPTLTTSFTPLPSAVGAALELQLHSEKTKVAELSRRCQELELKASTFENIVCVLNREMERSATTMEAYNRQHRLDQDKIEILNNKVRQLERTVGLRDLSIVEMESKMREMSAATYDGVFVWKITDFAKKRQDAVAGRAPAMFSPAFYTSKYGYKMCLRIYLNGDGTGRGTHLSLFFVVMRGHSDALLKWPFNQKVTLMLLDQNNREHIIDAFRPDISSSSFQRPVSDMNIASGCPLFCPLPKLDSKNSYIRDDTIFIKAIVDLTGL, from the exons ATGGCTGCACAGGAACCGTCCCCTCCGTCTTCACTGGAAGGCAACAAGCCGGGCTTCCCGAGGAAAATCCTTGCCAACAAGCTGGAAGAAAAGCATCTGTGTAACATCTGTCAGAAAATCCTACGGAGGCCTTTTCAGGCGCAGTGCGGACACCGATTCTGTTCCTACTGCTTTAACAAAACAGTGAG ttctgGTCCCCAAAAATGCAGTGCTTGTATAAAAGAAGATATATTTGAGGAGCCAACATCGATTCTGAAACAGGGCTGT GCTTTTCCTGACAACGCTGCTAAGAGAGAAGTCGAAGCCCTCGAAGCAGTTTGTATCAACGAAGGCTGCAGCTGGACAGGAACCATCAAGGAATATGAG GCTACCCACGAGGGACAGTGTGATTTTATGATCATCCCGTGTCCGTCCTGCAAAGAGCTCCTGAGAGCCAACGAACTTGAACGTCACAACGAGCGCGAATGCCCAGAGAGGACTCTGAACTGCAAATACTGCAAAGaaccttttcattttaaaaacattaag GCCCACGATGAGATTTGTCCAAAATACCCAATGATTTGTGAAGGCTGTGCGAAGAAGAAAATTCCCAGAGAAAAG TACGTGGATCACATTAAGCTGTGTACCAAATTCCGCACCCCATGCAGATTTCACGTTGTTGGCTGCGACATGTCT GTGGAGAAGGAGAAGATCCATGAGCACGAGCGGGCGTGCTCGTACGAGCACCTGAATCTGCTGCTGCACTTTATCATGGGCATCAAGGTGAGCGTGGAGAGCCTGCAGCCGCAGGGCCTGGAACTGGCCAGCCACAAGCTCAAGGAGCTGCAGCAGTCTCTGTGCGAGCTGGAAGTCAAGCTGGGTCAGCTGAGCGCTGGGGCTCCCGTGCAGGGGCCCTGCGTGCCGTGCGCGCCTGCGCCTAATCCTCCACCTCCTGCGCCACCCGCACCCACCCTGACCACCTCATTCACCCCATTGCCCAGCGCTGTCGGCGCCGCCCTCGAGCTGCAGCTGCACAGCGAGAAGACCAAGGTGGCCGAGCTGAGCCGTCGCTGCCAGGAGCTCGAGCTGAAGGCCAGCACCTTCGAGAACATTGTGTGCGTGCTGAATCGCGAGATGGAGCGCTCAGCCACCACCATGGAGGCTTACAACCGCCAGCACCGGCTCGACCAGGACAAGATCGAGATCCTCAACAACAAg GTACGTCAGCTGGAGAGGACGGTGGGGCTAAGGGATCTTTCCATCGTGGAGATGGAGAGCAAGATGAGAGAAATGTCAGCCGCCACCTATGACGGCGTGTTTGTGTGGAAGATCACAGACTTTGCCAAGAAGAGGCAAGACGCTGTAGCTGGAAGAGCCCCAGCCATGTTCTCACCTG CATTTTATACAAGCAAGTATGGCTACAAGATGTGTTTGCGCATCTACCTGAACGGGGATGGAACAGGGCGCGGCACTCACTTGTCTCTGTTCTTCGTGGTGATGAGGGGACACAGTGATGCCTTGCTTAAGTGGCCTTTTAACCAGAAG GTCACCCTGATGCTGCTTGACCAGAATAACAGAGAGCACATCATTGACGCCTTCCGGCCCGACATCTCGTCCTCGTCGTTCCAGAGACCTGTCAGCGACATGAACATCGCCAGCGGATGCCCTCTCTTCTGCCCCCTCCCTAAGCTCGACTCCAAGAACTCCTACATCCGTGATGACACCATCTTCATCAAGGCCATTGTTGACCTCACTGGCCTTTAA
- the traf2a gene encoding TNF receptor-associated factor 2 isoform X4: MAAQEPSPPSSLEGNKPGFPRKILANKLEEKHLCNICQKILRRPFQAQCGHRFCSYCFNKTVSSGPQKCSACIKEDIFEEPTSILKQGCAFPDNAAKREVEALEAVCINEGCSWTGTIKEYEATHEGQCDFMIIPCPSCKELLRANELERHNERECPERTLNCKYCKEPFHFKNIKAHDEICPKYPMICEGCAKKKIPREKYVDHIKLCTKFRTPCRFHVVGCDMSVEKEKIHEHERACSYEHLNLLLHFIMGIKVSVESLQPQGLELASHKLKELQQSLCELEVKLGQLSAGAPVQGPCVPCAPAPNPPPPAPPAPTLTTSFTPLPSAVGAALELQLHSEKTKVAELSRRCQELELKASTFENIVCVLNREMERSATTMEAYNRQHRLDQDKIEILNNKVRQLERTVGLRDLSIVEMESKMREMSAATYDGVFVWKITDFAKKRQDAVAGRAPAMFSPAFYTSKYGYKMCLRIYLNGDGTGRGTHLSLFFVVMRGHSDALLKWPFNQKIEVSLIEAMRPWLRSVEDAWLKTPG; this comes from the exons ATGGCTGCACAGGAACCGTCCCCTCCGTCTTCACTGGAAGGCAACAAGCCGGGCTTCCCGAGGAAAATCCTTGCCAACAAGCTGGAAGAAAAGCATCTGTGTAACATCTGTCAGAAAATCCTACGGAGGCCTTTTCAGGCGCAGTGCGGACACCGATTCTGTTCCTACTGCTTTAACAAAACAGTGAG ttctgGTCCCCAAAAATGCAGTGCTTGTATAAAAGAAGATATATTTGAGGAGCCAACATCGATTCTGAAACAGGGCTGT GCTTTTCCTGACAACGCTGCTAAGAGAGAAGTCGAAGCCCTCGAAGCAGTTTGTATCAACGAAGGCTGCAGCTGGACAGGAACCATCAAGGAATATGAG GCTACCCACGAGGGACAGTGTGATTTTATGATCATCCCGTGTCCGTCCTGCAAAGAGCTCCTGAGAGCCAACGAACTTGAACGTCACAACGAGCGCGAATGCCCAGAGAGGACTCTGAACTGCAAATACTGCAAAGaaccttttcattttaaaaacattaag GCCCACGATGAGATTTGTCCAAAATACCCAATGATTTGTGAAGGCTGTGCGAAGAAGAAAATTCCCAGAGAAAAG TACGTGGATCACATTAAGCTGTGTACCAAATTCCGCACCCCATGCAGATTTCACGTTGTTGGCTGCGACATGTCT GTGGAGAAGGAGAAGATCCATGAGCACGAGCGGGCGTGCTCGTACGAGCACCTGAATCTGCTGCTGCACTTTATCATGGGCATCAAGGTGAGCGTGGAGAGCCTGCAGCCGCAGGGCCTGGAACTGGCCAGCCACAAGCTCAAGGAGCTGCAGCAGTCTCTGTGCGAGCTGGAAGTCAAGCTGGGTCAGCTGAGCGCTGGGGCTCCCGTGCAGGGGCCCTGCGTGCCGTGCGCGCCTGCGCCTAATCCTCCACCTCCTGCGCCACCCGCACCCACCCTGACCACCTCATTCACCCCATTGCCCAGCGCTGTCGGCGCCGCCCTCGAGCTGCAGCTGCACAGCGAGAAGACCAAGGTGGCCGAGCTGAGCCGTCGCTGCCAGGAGCTCGAGCTGAAGGCCAGCACCTTCGAGAACATTGTGTGCGTGCTGAATCGCGAGATGGAGCGCTCAGCCACCACCATGGAGGCTTACAACCGCCAGCACCGGCTCGACCAGGACAAGATCGAGATCCTCAACAACAAg GTACGTCAGCTGGAGAGGACGGTGGGGCTAAGGGATCTTTCCATCGTGGAGATGGAGAGCAAGATGAGAGAAATGTCAGCCGCCACCTATGACGGCGTGTTTGTGTGGAAGATCACAGACTTTGCCAAGAAGAGGCAAGACGCTGTAGCTGGAAGAGCCCCAGCCATGTTCTCACCTG CATTTTATACAAGCAAGTATGGCTACAAGATGTGTTTGCGCATCTACCTGAACGGGGATGGAACAGGGCGCGGCACTCACTTGTCTCTGTTCTTCGTGGTGATGAGGGGACACAGTGATGCCTTGCTTAAGTGGCCTTTTAACCAGAAG ATTGAAGTAAGCCTTATTGAGGCCATGCGACCCTGGTTGCGATCCGTTGAAGACGCCTGGTTGAAGACGCCTGGTTGA
- the traf2a gene encoding TNF receptor-associated factor 2 isoform X2: MAAQEPSPPSSLEGNKPGFPRKILANKLEEKHLCNICQKILRRPFQAQCGHRFCSYCFNKTVSSGPQKCSACIKEDIFEEPTSILKQGCAFPDNAAKREVEALEAVCINEGCSWTGTIKEYEATHEGQCDFMIIPCPSCKELLRANELERHNERECPERTLNCKYCKEPFHFKNIKAHDEICPKYPMICEGCAKKKIPREKYVDHIKLCTKFRTPCRFHVVGCDMSVEKEKIHEHERACSYEHLNLLLHFIMGIKVSVESLQPQGLELASHKLKELQQSLCELEVKLGQLSAGAPVQGPCVPCAPAPNPPPPAPPAPTLTTSFTPLPSAVGAALELQLHSEKTKVAELSRRCQELELKASTFENIVCVLNREMERSATTMEAYNRQHRLDQDKIEILNNKVRQLERTVGLRDLSIVEMESKMREMSAATYDGVFVWKITDFAKKRQDAVAGRAPAMFSPAFYTSKYGYKMCLRIYLNGDGTGRGTHLSLFFVVMRGHSDALLKWPFNQKVCSQPGVYPSGLGAQAGMNTLDITGHSHTLQTIWRY; the protein is encoded by the exons ATGGCTGCACAGGAACCGTCCCCTCCGTCTTCACTGGAAGGCAACAAGCCGGGCTTCCCGAGGAAAATCCTTGCCAACAAGCTGGAAGAAAAGCATCTGTGTAACATCTGTCAGAAAATCCTACGGAGGCCTTTTCAGGCGCAGTGCGGACACCGATTCTGTTCCTACTGCTTTAACAAAACAGTGAG ttctgGTCCCCAAAAATGCAGTGCTTGTATAAAAGAAGATATATTTGAGGAGCCAACATCGATTCTGAAACAGGGCTGT GCTTTTCCTGACAACGCTGCTAAGAGAGAAGTCGAAGCCCTCGAAGCAGTTTGTATCAACGAAGGCTGCAGCTGGACAGGAACCATCAAGGAATATGAG GCTACCCACGAGGGACAGTGTGATTTTATGATCATCCCGTGTCCGTCCTGCAAAGAGCTCCTGAGAGCCAACGAACTTGAACGTCACAACGAGCGCGAATGCCCAGAGAGGACTCTGAACTGCAAATACTGCAAAGaaccttttcattttaaaaacattaag GCCCACGATGAGATTTGTCCAAAATACCCAATGATTTGTGAAGGCTGTGCGAAGAAGAAAATTCCCAGAGAAAAG TACGTGGATCACATTAAGCTGTGTACCAAATTCCGCACCCCATGCAGATTTCACGTTGTTGGCTGCGACATGTCT GTGGAGAAGGAGAAGATCCATGAGCACGAGCGGGCGTGCTCGTACGAGCACCTGAATCTGCTGCTGCACTTTATCATGGGCATCAAGGTGAGCGTGGAGAGCCTGCAGCCGCAGGGCCTGGAACTGGCCAGCCACAAGCTCAAGGAGCTGCAGCAGTCTCTGTGCGAGCTGGAAGTCAAGCTGGGTCAGCTGAGCGCTGGGGCTCCCGTGCAGGGGCCCTGCGTGCCGTGCGCGCCTGCGCCTAATCCTCCACCTCCTGCGCCACCCGCACCCACCCTGACCACCTCATTCACCCCATTGCCCAGCGCTGTCGGCGCCGCCCTCGAGCTGCAGCTGCACAGCGAGAAGACCAAGGTGGCCGAGCTGAGCCGTCGCTGCCAGGAGCTCGAGCTGAAGGCCAGCACCTTCGAGAACATTGTGTGCGTGCTGAATCGCGAGATGGAGCGCTCAGCCACCACCATGGAGGCTTACAACCGCCAGCACCGGCTCGACCAGGACAAGATCGAGATCCTCAACAACAAg GTACGTCAGCTGGAGAGGACGGTGGGGCTAAGGGATCTTTCCATCGTGGAGATGGAGAGCAAGATGAGAGAAATGTCAGCCGCCACCTATGACGGCGTGTTTGTGTGGAAGATCACAGACTTTGCCAAGAAGAGGCAAGACGCTGTAGCTGGAAGAGCCCCAGCCATGTTCTCACCTG CATTTTATACAAGCAAGTATGGCTACAAGATGTGTTTGCGCATCTACCTGAACGGGGATGGAACAGGGCGCGGCACTCACTTGTCTCTGTTCTTCGTGGTGATGAGGGGACACAGTGATGCCTTGCTTAAGTGGCCTTTTAACCAGAAG